The segment ACGCTGAATGACCGCATCAATATCAAAAGACGGCTTTTCGCATGACAGACCGAATGACTTGGCATGCTGCATGTTGCGATAGACTTCTGCCGAACGCAGCAGGGCCTTGGTCGGGATGCAACCCCAGTTCAGACAGATACCGCCGAGATGTTCGCGTTCGACAACTGCGGTTTTCAGGCCGAGCTGTGCGGCACGAATGGCCGTGACATAGCCACCGGGACCCGCGCCAATAACGATTACGTCGAAATTGTTATCCGCCATCGTAAGATCTCCTTCGCCTGCCCGTTACCGGTTACAGGTCTTGAAATTCAAATGCTTGCGGGGACTGTTTAAAGTCCCCGCGCAATTTCCGAACCTCAGAGCAACATGCTCAGCGGATCTTCGATCAGCTTTTTGAATTCAGCCATGAATTCAGCACCGACCGCTCCATCGACCACACGATGGTCGACCGAAAGCGTGCAGCTCATGACGGTGGCGATTGCCAGTGCGCCGTCCTTGACGACCGCGCGCTGTTCACCGGCACCAACGGCCAGAATGCAGCCCTGCGGCGGGTTGATGATGGCGGAGAATTCCTTGATACCGAACATGCCAAGGTTGGAGACAGAGAATGTCCCGCCCTGGAATTCTTCCGGTTTCAGCTTGCCTTCGCGTGCCTTGCCAGCCAGCGCCTTCATCTCGGTCGAGATTTCGGCAAGCCCCTTGCCACCCGCATTGCGGATAACCGGGGTGATCAGGCCGCCATCAATGGCAACAGCAACCGAAATGTCCTGCTGCTTGCACTGCAGGATGGCTGCGTCGGTCCAGACCGCATTGGCTGCCGGTACGCGTTTCAGCGCAATGGATGCGGCACGAATGACGAAATCATTGACCGATACCTTAACGCCCTCGCCGGCTTTCTCGTTAAGCTGCTTGCGGGTCGCAAGCAGATTGTCGAGTTCGCAATCGACCGTCAGGTAGAAATGCGGAACCTGCTGTTTGGACTGCGTCAGGCGACGGGCAATAACCTTGCGCATCGAGCTGTTCGGGATTTCTTCGTATTCCGGAAGGCCGGTCAGATCCGGGTTCCAGCCAGACGCCGCCGGTGCCTGCGGGGTTGCCGCCGGTTTGTCGGCAGCGGGCGCCGAAGCAGCAGCTTTATCTGCCGGTTTGGACGACATCGCAGCCTCGACATCGCGTTTGACAACACGACCACGCGGCCCAGAGCCTTCTACCTTGCCAAGATCAACGCCTTCGTTCGCCGCAATACGCCGTGCAAGTGGGCTTGCCTTGACACGATCACCACCGGAAACCGGTGCGGCAGGTGCCTGACCTTTGGCCGGGGCGGCATCAGATTTCGACTCTTCTTCCTGTTTCGGCGCTTCCGCGGCCGGTGCAGCACCGCCAGTAGAGGCCGCAGACGTATCCGCACCGTCAAGCGCACTTGCATCTTCGCCTTCTTCAAGAAGAAGGGCGATAACCTCGTTCACGGCAACGCCTTCGCTGCCTTCGGAAACAAGGATTTTGCCGATTTTGCCTTCATCGACGGCTTCAACTTCCATCGTGGCTTTATCGGTTTCGATTTCGGCAATGACGTCACCCGATTCAACGGTGTCGCCTTCCTTGACAAGCCATTTCGCCAAGGTGCCTTCGGTCATGGTCGGCGACAGCGCCGGCATCAATATTTTAACAGGCATGAACGCAATCTCCCGGTAACGGGGCGGCGCGGGTTTGCCGCGCCCTGCCCCTGTCCGTTTTACTTAGCGATAGCAAACGGCCTTGGCCGCATCGACGATGTGTTGCTCCTGCGGAAGTGCAAGCACTTCGAGGTTGGCAGCATATGGCATCGGAACATCTTCACCGGTAACGCGCGCAACCGGCGCATCCAGATAATCGAACGCATGTTCCATGATGACCGATGCGATCTCGGCACCGATACCGGCAAAGTGCCAGCCTTCTTCACAGGTGACGATACGATTGGTTTTCATGACCGAACGAACGATGGTGTTCACATCCAGCGGACGAATGGTTCGCAGGTTGATCACCTCGGCCGAAATGCCCTGTTCTGCCAGTTGCTCGGCCGCTTTCAGTGCCTTGCCGACCATGATCGAGAAGGCAACGATGGTCACATCGGTACCTTCGCGTTCGATCTTTGCCTGGCCAATCGGCAGAACGAAATCATCATCATCAGGCACTTCGAAGCTCTGCCCGTAAAGAATTTCGTTTTCAAGGAAGACAACCGGGTTCGGGTCGCGGATGGCGGCCTTAAGCAGGCCTTTCGCATCGGCAGCCGACCACGGAGCGATCACCTTAAGACCCGGGCAATGTGCATACCAGGATGCATAGCACTGCGAGTGCTGTGCACCAACGCGTGCTGCCGCACCATTCGGACCACGGAAGACGATCGGGCAACCAAGCTGGCCGCCAGACATGTAAAGCGTCTTGGCCGCCGAGTTGATGATGTGGTCAATCGCCTGCATGGCGAAGTTGAAAGTCATGAATTCGACAACCGGCTTCAGCCCCATGAAGGCCGCACCCGTTGCCATCCCCGTGAAACCGTATTCGGTGATCGGGGTATCGACGACGCGTCTGTCACCGAATTCGTCAAGCAGTCCCTGGGTGACTTTATAAGCCCCCTGATACTGCGCGACTTCTTCGCCCATGACATAGACGTTTTCATCCGTGCGCATTTCTTCGGCCATCGCATCACGCAGGGCTTCACGAACGGTCTGCGTCTTGAACGAGGTATAAGTTTTCTCGTCCTGCGTGGCGTTCATAACGCTCATGGCGCGCGGGTCCTGTTCGGCCCGCTCAATTGCGCCGCTTGCAGCAACCGGTGCCGCATTTGCGCTGCTGGCCGGTGCCTTTTCTTCTTCCTTGGCTTCGGCCGGTGCGGCTTCGGCTTTCGGCGCAGAAGATGCCGAAACATTATCAAGGGCAGAAGCATCCTCGTCTTCTTCGAGGATATAGGCGATGACAGCATTCACCGCGACGTTCTCGGTTCCTTCGGCGATCACGATCTTGCCAATGGTTCCCTCGTCAACGGCCTCGACTTCCATCGTAGCCTTGTCGGTTTCAATTTCTGCAATCACGTCACCGGACGCGACAGTATCGCCTTCCTTGACGGTCCATTTGGCAAGAGTGCCTTCTGTCATGGTCGGCGACAGGGCCGGCATCAAAACTTCAATCGGCATTGTTCCCTCTCTCCCGGGAAATATCGGTCAAAAGCGGTTCGCGGATTTCGCGATCACGCGTCGATCAGAATATCTGTGAACAGTTCGGAAACATCCGGTTCCGGGCTGTTTTGCGCGAACTCCGCCGCTTTGGCGACTTCCGCTTTCACGTCTTTATCGATGTCCTTAAGACCTGCCTCGTCGATGATATTGCCATCGATCAGCAGCTTTTTGACCATATCGATCGGATCGTGCTCTTTGCGCATTTTGTCGAGCTCGTCCTTGGTACGATATTTCGCCGGGTCAGACATGGAATGACCGCGATAGCGATATGTCTTGAGCTCAAGGATGTACGGACCCTTGCCTTCGCGGCAATGCGCCACGGCGCGTTCCCCGGCTTCCTTGACCGCAAGAACATCCATACCGTCAACCTGTTCACCCGGAATGCCATAAGCCGCACCGCGCTGGTACAGATCGGGGCTGGCCGAGTGACGCTGTGCCGAGGTGCCCATGGCGTACTGGTTGTTCTCGATGCAATAGACCACCGGAAGCTTCCAGAGTGCCGCCATGTTGAATGACTCATAGACCTGCCCCTGGTTGACGGCACCGTCACCAAGATAGGTCAGGCAAACGCGATCCTGGCCGCGATATTTGTAGTTAAAGGCAATACCGGTACCAAGCGGCACCTGACCACCAACGATGCCGTGGCCGCCATAGAAATTCTTTTCCTTGGAGAACATGTGCATCGAGCCGCCCTTGCCGCGGGAATAACCGCCTTCACGGCCGGTCAGCTCTGCCATAACACCCGCCGGGTCCATGCCACATGCCAGCATGTGGCCGTGGTCACGGTAACTGGTGATAACACCATCATCACCCGTTACAGCAGCCTGCATGCCGACAACGACAGCTTCCTGCCCGATATAAAGATGGCAGAAGCCACCGATAAGACCCATGCCATAAAGCTGACCGGCTTTTTCTTCAAAGCGACGGATCAGCAGCATTTCACGGTAATATTTGAGGAGATCGTCACTGCTCGCCTGATTGTCGGCGCGCGTCGTGCCGCGTTTGCGTTTTGGTGTGGTCGCCATGTTTCCTCCCGGTGGATGGCTATCGCTTAAGCATCATGTATGAGTGCTTAATTCGGTACTGGACCACCGAAATGACTACCTAAAACCACGTGCAGAGGCAAGCAATCTAACCACCATTAAACTGTTGTTTTGCAACGCACAATCACAAATAAACCTGATATTGGTTAATTGATGATTTTTGGCAGATATACATAATTTCAGCATTTCCAGTGACTTGAGGAACCGGCTTCATCCCCGTTCATTCCAGCAGGTCACAAATGCTATGCTTTCCTGAAAAGAATATCACAGATCCGACACGTTTATTTCGCAACCGCCAGAAGACACAGGGGGTTGCATCTGTTTTATCTCAAGCTACCAAAAGGCAATACTGAACCAAAAGGCAGTTGAAACAACGTCATAACGGGAACAGAAAATTTTGCCAGAAACAATTTCGACGCGAATACGGGCAATGACAAAGCCAAAAGCCGACGCCATGACATTTAGCGCCGACTGCTTTGTCTGCAAAAATGAAACCGGATTCTAAACCGCCTGCCCTGTTGCCGCTTACTGGCTGGCAGCGATGGTATCGTCCACAGGATAACCATTGTGATGGAAGATAATCAGGTCATCCGGATGGGCCGCATTCAGCATCGCACGTGCCCGTTCATCCAGAAGATCCGGATCAAGATGCTTGGGGCGCATCGCGATAACGCGCTGTTCCAGATGCTTTCGTTTTTCCGTGATTTCATCGCGTACTTTGGCAATCTCGGCAACGCGGTCCTGCATCGACCAGTAAGCCAGCAATCCACGGTTCCCTTCCACACTATGGAAGATGAAATAGACCATGATGGTAAATGCAATAACCGGTGCAATTGCCTGACCAAGTCGGCGAATAACCGGCGATGTTGACGACATTTACCCCTGCCCCGTGCGTGCGAGAAAAGAATCAACAGGAAACCTACCATTCCGAACCCGGAATGGAAAAACTGCGTGCGTTATTTTCCTTTGATCACAAAGGCATAAATATCGCCGCAATAAAAATCCCCGCAAAATTACGCTTAAAGCTAATCACAACAGAGTAAAAATAAGCTTAAAACAGCGGCGCTATTATGCTGCCACTACGTTCAATTAGCTGATCCTGAACAACAAAAAGCCGCCCTGCAATGGCAGGACGGCTTTCAGTATCAACCCGGTTTTCAACCCTTATTTCAGGATCGAACGGCCCGGATAATAGGCGCCGGTTCCCAGCATCTCTTCGATGCGGATCAACTGGTTGTATTTCGCCAGACGATCAGAACGCGACAGCGAACCGGTTTTGATCTGGCCGCAATTGGTTGCAACCGCCAGATCGGCAATGGTCGAATCTTCGGTTTCGCCCGAACGGTGC is part of the Thalassospira lucentensis genome and harbors:
- a CDS encoding pyruvate dehydrogenase complex dihydrolipoamide acetyltransferase, producing MPVKILMPALSPTMTEGTLAKWLVKEGDTVESGDVIAEIETDKATMEVEAVDEGKIGKILVSEGSEGVAVNEVIALLLEEGEDASALDGADTSAASTGGAAPAAEAPKQEEESKSDAAPAKGQAPAAPVSGGDRVKASPLARRIAANEGVDLGKVEGSGPRGRVVKRDVEAAMSSKPADKAAASAPAADKPAATPQAPAASGWNPDLTGLPEYEEIPNSSMRKVIARRLTQSKQQVPHFYLTVDCELDNLLATRKQLNEKAGEGVKVSVNDFVIRAASIALKRVPAANAVWTDAAILQCKQQDISVAVAIDGGLITPVIRNAGGKGLAEISTEMKALAGKAREGKLKPEEFQGGTFSVSNLGMFGIKEFSAIINPPQGCILAVGAGEQRAVVKDGALAIATVMSCTLSVDHRVVDGAVGAEFMAEFKKLIEDPLSMLL
- a CDS encoding pyruvate dehydrogenase complex E1 component subunit beta, encoding MPIEVLMPALSPTMTEGTLAKWTVKEGDTVASGDVIAEIETDKATMEVEAVDEGTIGKIVIAEGTENVAVNAVIAYILEEDEDASALDNVSASSAPKAEAAPAEAKEEEKAPASSANAAPVAASGAIERAEQDPRAMSVMNATQDEKTYTSFKTQTVREALRDAMAEEMRTDENVYVMGEEVAQYQGAYKVTQGLLDEFGDRRVVDTPITEYGFTGMATGAAFMGLKPVVEFMTFNFAMQAIDHIINSAAKTLYMSGGQLGCPIVFRGPNGAAARVGAQHSQCYASWYAHCPGLKVIAPWSAADAKGLLKAAIRDPNPVVFLENEILYGQSFEVPDDDDFVLPIGQAKIEREGTDVTIVAFSIMVGKALKAAEQLAEQGISAEVINLRTIRPLDVNTIVRSVMKTNRIVTCEEGWHFAGIGAEIASVIMEHAFDYLDAPVARVTGEDVPMPYAANLEVLALPQEQHIVDAAKAVCYR
- the pdhA gene encoding pyruvate dehydrogenase (acetyl-transferring) E1 component subunit alpha yields the protein MATTPKRKRGTTRADNQASSDDLLKYYREMLLIRRFEEKAGQLYGMGLIGGFCHLYIGQEAVVVGMQAAVTGDDGVITSYRDHGHMLACGMDPAGVMAELTGREGGYSRGKGGSMHMFSKEKNFYGGHGIVGGQVPLGTGIAFNYKYRGQDRVCLTYLGDGAVNQGQVYESFNMAALWKLPVVYCIENNQYAMGTSAQRHSASPDLYQRGAAYGIPGEQVDGMDVLAVKEAGERAVAHCREGKGPYILELKTYRYRGHSMSDPAKYRTKDELDKMRKEHDPIDMVKKLLIDGNIIDEAGLKDIDKDVKAEVAKAAEFAQNSPEPDVSELFTDILIDA
- a CDS encoding FtsB family cell division protein; protein product: MSSTSPVIRRLGQAIAPVIAFTIMVYFIFHSVEGNRGLLAYWSMQDRVAEIAKVRDEITEKRKHLEQRVIAMRPKHLDPDLLDERARAMLNAAHPDDLIIFHHNGYPVDDTIAASQ